A genomic segment from Sorangium aterium encodes:
- a CDS encoding SagB family peptide dehydrogenase: MSPSDDAYEARDLSRFAELYWELRCPERPRFVEDLLRVTLPGGALHVVGGEAQIIQGASLPWVMENLVPLLDGTRTVGDVEAAFPGVVASDLRDAIHLMHMHGMLEEGEGAGADEPRRAQRAFFSRYLRRTGRNRSRGEAQRALEGARVRALGDGDAPLAGMLVTMLREAGVADVRLAASAGELAQGEVDLAVVIGDQEALEAAARACIAARVPMLAANAGTWTIGPLTIPGASACPACVRLQIGAAAADPALDDGAARALWGRALVSRVAQHVIFHASGLLAVAPLEHVEVWRPGAGETALHPFMTRLPGCPLCGGDAPPRTATLPSGHAESLARMFHNTTVVQPWHIGQHAGMQAHISPEVRKLQSTPAAPSPRRPPEGAGTQVTAPLGAAFGAPAGAALSRRRGATGTLDAGALGALLELSFGGRVERRAEGEAHVRRNTASAGNLGSAEAYVAVARVPGIAAGVHRFELAARALAPLRAGVVAGALARAALAGGSAEHAAAVESAGAVIVVVGSVARACSKYYARGYTYALLDAGLMAHRVELLAQELGLAATAVWTFDDEVVAGVVGVDGIDLAPHLLIALRGAATEARDVSR, encoded by the coding sequence ATGAGCCCGTCCGATGATGCCTACGAGGCCCGCGATCTCAGCCGCTTCGCCGAGCTTTACTGGGAGCTCCGCTGCCCGGAGCGCCCGCGCTTCGTCGAGGATCTCCTCCGCGTGACGCTCCCGGGCGGAGCGCTCCACGTCGTCGGCGGCGAGGCGCAGATCATCCAGGGAGCGTCGCTCCCGTGGGTGATGGAGAACCTCGTGCCGCTGCTCGACGGGACGCGCACCGTCGGCGACGTCGAGGCCGCGTTTCCGGGCGTCGTCGCCTCCGACCTGCGGGACGCGATCCACCTGATGCACATGCACGGCATGCTCGAGGAGGGCGAGGGCGCCGGGGCCGACGAGCCGCGCCGGGCGCAGCGCGCGTTCTTCAGCAGGTACCTCCGCCGGACCGGGCGCAACCGCAGCCGGGGGGAAGCGCAGCGGGCGCTCGAAGGCGCGCGCGTGCGCGCGCTGGGGGACGGCGACGCGCCGCTCGCGGGGATGCTCGTGACGATGCTCCGCGAGGCGGGCGTCGCCGACGTCCGCCTCGCCGCGAGCGCCGGGGAGCTCGCGCAGGGCGAGGTCGATCTGGCCGTGGTGATCGGCGACCAGGAGGCGCTCGAGGCGGCGGCGCGCGCGTGCATCGCGGCGCGCGTCCCGATGCTCGCGGCGAACGCCGGCACGTGGACGATCGGGCCGCTCACGATCCCCGGGGCGTCCGCGTGCCCGGCGTGCGTCCGGCTTCAGATCGGCGCTGCCGCGGCGGATCCGGCGCTCGACGACGGCGCCGCTCGCGCGCTCTGGGGGCGCGCGCTCGTGAGCCGGGTCGCGCAGCACGTGATCTTCCACGCGAGCGGGCTGCTCGCGGTGGCCCCGCTGGAGCACGTCGAGGTGTGGCGGCCCGGCGCCGGCGAGACGGCGCTCCACCCCTTCATGACCAGGCTGCCCGGCTGTCCGCTCTGCGGCGGCGACGCGCCGCCGCGGACGGCGACGCTCCCGTCCGGCCACGCGGAGAGCCTCGCGCGGATGTTCCACAACACGACGGTCGTCCAGCCGTGGCACATCGGCCAGCACGCGGGGATGCAGGCGCACATCAGCCCGGAGGTGCGGAAGCTGCAGAGCACGCCGGCCGCGCCGTCGCCGCGGCGGCCTCCGGAGGGCGCTGGCACGCAGGTCACCGCGCCGCTCGGCGCGGCGTTCGGCGCGCCGGCGGGGGCCGCGCTGTCGCGCAGGCGCGGCGCGACGGGGACGCTCGACGCGGGCGCGCTCGGCGCGCTGCTCGAGCTGAGCTTCGGCGGGCGCGTCGAGCGCCGCGCCGAGGGCGAGGCGCACGTGCGTCGCAACACGGCGTCGGCCGGGAACCTCGGCTCGGCGGAGGCGTACGTCGCCGTGGCGCGGGTCCCCGGGATCGCGGCGGGCGTCCACCGGTTCGAGCTCGCAGCGCGAGCGCTCGCGCCGCTCCGCGCCGGCGTGGTCGCGGGCGCCCTCGCGCGCGCCGCGCTCGCGGGCGGGAGCGCCGAGCACGCCGCGGCCGTGGAGTCCGCGGGCGCCGTGATCGTCGTCGTCGGCTCGGTCGCGCGGGCGTGCTCCAAGTACTACGCGCGCGGGTACACCTACGCGCTGCTCGACGCCGGGTTGATGGCCCACCGCGTGGAGCTCCTCGCCCAGGAGCTCGGCCTCGCGGCGACGGCGGTCTGGACGTTCGACGACGAGGTCGTCGCAGGTGTCGTCGGCGTCGATGGCATCGATCTCGCACCGCATCTCCTCATCGCGCTCAGGGGCGCAGCCACGGAGGCCCGCGATGTCTCTCGCTGA
- a CDS encoding nitroreductase family protein, with protein sequence MSLADHRISSTLAAATQPLRGVAELVVASRYPETRPSPEPALPAPSPLPGDAERALALPAPRALESVQRSLASVIAARRSGRLSAGALDAATLGTLLAAAAARPAGLADATLDPLLFPVVFDVDGVPPGAHRYDRGEHLLAPIGPASRARMAETAILQREHAMGAAVLFLVVPIGRWLVAFGDRGYRGAAFAAGWLTDRLYLVAETLGLTYTATGGFAPAVVDEVLGLDGRDHTAFFAFAVGGHRQPTSREAPRGGQPR encoded by the coding sequence ATGTCTCTCGCTGATCACAGGATCTCGTCCACGCTCGCGGCGGCGACCCAGCCCCTGCGCGGGGTCGCCGAGCTCGTCGTCGCGAGCCGCTACCCCGAGACGCGGCCGTCGCCGGAGCCGGCGCTGCCCGCGCCGTCGCCGCTGCCCGGGGACGCGGAGCGCGCCCTCGCGCTGCCCGCGCCGCGCGCGCTCGAGTCGGTCCAGCGCTCGCTCGCGTCGGTCATCGCCGCGCGGCGGAGCGGAAGGCTTTCGGCGGGAGCCCTCGACGCGGCGACGCTCGGGACGCTGCTCGCGGCCGCCGCGGCGCGGCCGGCGGGGCTCGCGGACGCGACGCTCGATCCGCTGCTGTTTCCGGTGGTCTTCGACGTCGACGGTGTCCCGCCCGGCGCGCACCGGTACGACCGCGGCGAGCATCTCCTCGCGCCGATCGGTCCGGCGTCGCGCGCGCGGATGGCCGAGACCGCGATCCTCCAGCGCGAGCACGCCATGGGCGCGGCGGTGCTCTTCCTGGTGGTCCCGATCGGACGGTGGCTCGTGGCGTTCGGCGATCGCGGCTACCGGGGCGCGGCGTTCGCGGCGGGGTGGCTCACCGACCGCCTGTACCTCGTCGCGGAGACGCTCGGGCTCACCTACACGGCGACCGGCGGCTTCGCCCCCGCGGTGGTCGACGAGGTCCTCGGGCTCGACGGCCGCGATCATACGGCGTTCTTCGCGTTCGCCGTCGGAGGGCACCGCCAGCCGACCTCCCGCGAGGCGCCTCGCGGAGGGCAGCCGCGATGA
- a CDS encoding lantibiotic dehydratase — protein MSRGFHVASWGALRVAGMPADALVGLRLRESPAVERELAVAEIELAAARADAAARMFDVVRGCDDEALRRAALEVKRRLFNGKAVAAGALEGARTAPPEGARAALALVDARAARCAALEERYEATFAAEWIAASERFRQTLGSSRLLGGILLSSADHWTTAQKLAEIPSGAPLTSAQQIREATIARYVFRATARTTPFAGFAGVALLDLSASPPGVGDAPHAPHAPRTPGEARWRSLPQLALAHAGELVARAMSSQPAAHAHARARLPLRMNPLRRFAAGAASSVVFSRAGSGELMSLGWTPAVARLVEGAQGRTLEDAARALASDDADERACRDVLEQLVEAGMLEPASVPMGPTPAALRAAADALGEIGCAGAPDELRSVARRLEDYATADVEARARLAAELGRGRGRSAVLEDVMVDGAFGAELPATRGALAAALEPVVRFVRASACGAAHRRLCAAFVERFGRDGVCDDIGGFVTEILEDPQRVARIRGASEPIRWIDAELGRVAAAATGDAVRLDPGLFEGLAAPDAPSSMALFLQIAPPCPRDGGEPRVVLNGAQAGRAKYLSRYLADAAGRAPEALDAIRRRLAQEDGPLPVELSPTLGLNFQVHPRLTEWALELPWEPSAPGDKVLPLRDLSLRFDAAAVELRLRSRRLGRDIEPIHLGFLRDAALPDPHFLLRALSPRLRDDTVAERADLYNVLDRLDLARGVALAPRRPRLTVGRVVVERARWAIPVSAVPRKEPKQPYASYFRAIARLRREREIPARGFARYVGREAAGFGFTETNMYVDWESPFTLIGLARLLGGPSDGRSGYLVFTELLPEPEASWLRLDGRPHAAELLVEIDGERSAR, from the coding sequence ATGAGCCGCGGGTTCCATGTCGCGTCGTGGGGCGCGCTGCGCGTCGCGGGGATGCCGGCCGACGCGCTCGTCGGGCTGCGCCTTCGCGAGAGCCCCGCGGTCGAGCGCGAGCTCGCCGTGGCCGAGATCGAGCTCGCGGCCGCGCGGGCGGACGCGGCGGCGCGCATGTTCGACGTCGTGCGCGGGTGCGACGACGAGGCGCTGCGCCGCGCGGCGCTCGAGGTGAAGCGGCGGCTGTTCAACGGAAAGGCCGTGGCGGCCGGCGCGCTCGAGGGCGCGAGGACCGCGCCGCCGGAAGGGGCGCGCGCCGCCCTCGCGCTCGTCGACGCGCGCGCGGCCCGGTGCGCCGCGCTGGAGGAGCGCTACGAGGCGACGTTCGCCGCGGAGTGGATCGCCGCGTCGGAGCGCTTCCGCCAGACGCTCGGGAGCTCGCGCCTGCTCGGGGGGATCCTGCTCTCGAGCGCCGATCACTGGACCACGGCGCAGAAGCTCGCGGAGATCCCGAGCGGCGCGCCGCTCACCTCGGCGCAGCAGATCCGCGAGGCCACGATCGCGCGTTACGTCTTCCGCGCCACGGCGCGGACGACGCCGTTCGCGGGGTTCGCGGGCGTCGCGCTGCTCGACCTCTCCGCGTCGCCCCCAGGCGTCGGCGACGCGCCGCACGCGCCGCACGCGCCGCGCACGCCCGGGGAGGCGCGGTGGCGCAGCCTCCCGCAGCTCGCGCTCGCGCACGCCGGGGAGCTCGTCGCGCGCGCGATGTCTTCTCAGCCGGCGGCTCACGCCCACGCACGCGCGCGCCTGCCGCTCCGGATGAACCCGCTCCGGCGCTTCGCGGCGGGCGCCGCGTCGTCGGTCGTGTTCTCGCGCGCAGGGTCGGGCGAGCTGATGTCGCTCGGGTGGACCCCCGCCGTCGCCCGCCTCGTCGAGGGCGCCCAGGGGCGCACGCTCGAGGACGCCGCCCGGGCGCTCGCGTCGGACGACGCCGACGAGCGAGCGTGCCGCGACGTCCTCGAGCAGCTCGTCGAGGCGGGCATGCTCGAGCCGGCGAGCGTCCCGATGGGTCCGACCCCTGCAGCGCTGCGCGCCGCGGCAGACGCCCTTGGCGAGATCGGGTGCGCGGGCGCGCCGGACGAGCTCCGCTCGGTCGCGCGGCGCCTCGAGGACTACGCGACCGCCGACGTCGAGGCGCGCGCGCGCCTCGCCGCCGAGCTCGGCCGCGGTCGCGGGCGCTCGGCCGTGCTCGAGGATGTCATGGTGGACGGCGCCTTCGGCGCGGAGCTCCCTGCCACGCGCGGGGCGCTCGCCGCGGCGCTCGAGCCGGTCGTGCGCTTCGTCCGCGCGAGCGCCTGCGGGGCCGCGCACCGCCGGCTCTGCGCGGCGTTCGTCGAGCGGTTCGGTCGTGACGGCGTCTGCGACGACATCGGCGGCTTCGTGACCGAGATCCTCGAGGACCCGCAGCGCGTCGCGCGCATCCGCGGCGCATCCGAGCCGATCCGCTGGATCGACGCGGAGCTCGGCCGCGTCGCCGCCGCGGCGACGGGCGATGCCGTGCGCCTCGATCCGGGGCTCTTCGAGGGGCTCGCCGCCCCGGACGCGCCGTCGTCGATGGCGCTCTTCCTCCAGATCGCGCCTCCCTGCCCGCGCGACGGCGGGGAGCCGCGCGTCGTGCTCAACGGCGCGCAGGCCGGGCGCGCGAAGTACCTGTCGCGCTACCTCGCGGACGCCGCGGGGCGCGCCCCCGAGGCCCTCGATGCGATCCGCCGCCGCCTGGCGCAGGAGGACGGTCCGCTCCCCGTCGAGCTTTCGCCCACGCTCGGCCTCAACTTCCAGGTGCATCCGCGCCTCACGGAGTGGGCGCTCGAGCTCCCGTGGGAGCCGAGCGCGCCCGGCGACAAGGTCCTCCCGCTCCGCGATCTCTCCCTCCGCTTCGACGCGGCGGCGGTCGAGCTCCGGCTCCGATCGCGCCGCCTCGGCCGCGACATCGAGCCGATCCACCTCGGCTTCCTGCGGGACGCCGCGCTCCCCGATCCGCACTTCCTGCTCCGCGCGCTCTCGCCGCGGCTCCGCGACGACACGGTCGCGGAGCGGGCGGATCTCTACAACGTGCTCGATCGCCTCGATCTCGCCCGGGGCGTCGCGCTGGCCCCGCGGCGCCCGCGCCTCACGGTCGGTCGCGTCGTGGTGGAGCGCGCGCGGTGGGCGATCCCGGTGAGCGCGGTCCCGCGCAAGGAGCCGAAGCAGCCGTACGCGTCGTACTTCCGCGCGATCGCGCGCCTGCGGCGCGAGCGCGAGATCCCGGCCCGGGGGTTCGCCCGGTACGTCGGGCGGGAGGCGGCCGGCTTCGGCTTCACCGAGACGAACATGTACGTCGACTGGGAGAGCCCGTTCACGCTGATCGGGCTGGCTCGCCTGCTCGGCGGTCCCAGCGACGGGAGGAGCGGGTACCTCGTCTTCACCGAGCTCCTGCCGGAGCCCGAGGCGTCGTGGCTGCGCCTCGACGGGAGGCCGCACGCGGCGGAGCTGCTCGTCGAGATCGACGGCGAGAGGAGCGCGCGATGA
- a CDS encoding thiopeptide-type bacteriocin biosynthesis protein, with amino-acid sequence MSWIYRKLFHGRGPEGEGTDALLLGSIDPLVSGLEQSGAIDRFFFLRYAEGGDHLRLRVRVAPGRDPVDVAARVDAAAACCTAVSRAEAAAYEPELEKHGGPVGMEIAERQFFASSRFALGCIRKTAGRPRARALVAVCALDALLARAGVAGDARRSFLAGYARHWRTFARAISGVELACEAPDAESVALVRALVRGEGLAALGELVDDERALLTAFDADLPELAEASRRGALGVPLGAVVTNLAHTFHNRLGLTLAFEVWVADALAEADALAEAGAPREPPRARPPSVSPGEAWQRLARAAEQRRPVTALLDPGEGAALDALRDAARHDGLRFIAPAAPAGVPAPFALLRALADAHPAGGALLAALGRIEAAHDAPECPLPPDPASVAEALRVFLAEHTLEPTVLVLRDVDGADADTQHAVAFLTRALETEPLALVLTASGRPSPGWAAIVAEIEEGPGLLRVAPATARAPEGEAAAPALTPGPATVARGEALCRAGALHEAAAILGDALASPGLSPAARADALVALARTTLRMSRPALARKAAEAALRLGLPERRRALARRVLIAALHNLGETAALDALRDEVAQHRFAPGASAAERCWAELDAALVCATDARRAEHEARLDALLAAPRGDAPPQCLAAAHAWRGAAHAASGEHERGLAHQRRALAFAEELADFRRALMVRVRLASSVAAAGELAEAAALFDIAARHAAWIGLFDLASLAAQNAISLGLARRDAAPVRAWLDGALPARARVWRSPYGALAVLHARAESALARGEAAAAGAHLDRLRARLAALGGAAPQSAPLLALAAAHLEADVAAAAGDDAGRAAALARAAELTVGVPPEERRLVTAIARARRDACRGDGRRDRPVVLGLQSP; translated from the coding sequence ATGAGCTGGATCTACCGGAAGCTGTTCCACGGTCGGGGCCCCGAGGGCGAGGGGACCGACGCGCTCCTCCTCGGGTCGATCGATCCGCTCGTGAGCGGGCTCGAGCAGAGCGGCGCGATCGATCGTTTCTTCTTCCTCCGGTACGCCGAGGGAGGCGACCACCTGCGGCTGCGCGTGCGCGTGGCCCCCGGGCGCGACCCCGTCGACGTGGCGGCGCGCGTGGACGCCGCGGCGGCGTGCTGCACCGCCGTGTCGCGCGCGGAGGCCGCCGCGTACGAGCCGGAGCTCGAGAAGCACGGAGGGCCCGTGGGGATGGAGATCGCGGAGCGGCAGTTCTTCGCGTCGAGCAGGTTCGCGCTCGGCTGCATCCGGAAGACGGCGGGGCGGCCGCGGGCGCGCGCCCTCGTCGCCGTGTGCGCGCTCGACGCGCTGCTCGCGCGCGCGGGCGTCGCGGGGGACGCGCGGCGGTCGTTCCTCGCGGGGTACGCGCGGCACTGGCGCACGTTCGCCCGCGCCATCTCGGGCGTGGAGCTCGCCTGCGAAGCACCGGACGCCGAGTCGGTCGCGCTGGTGCGCGCGCTCGTGCGGGGAGAGGGGCTCGCCGCGCTCGGCGAGCTCGTCGACGACGAGCGCGCGCTCCTCACCGCGTTCGACGCCGATCTGCCCGAGCTCGCCGAGGCGTCGCGGCGCGGAGCGCTCGGCGTGCCGCTCGGGGCCGTCGTGACCAACCTCGCCCACACGTTCCATAACCGCCTCGGGCTCACGCTCGCCTTCGAGGTGTGGGTGGCCGATGCGCTCGCCGAGGCGGACGCGCTCGCCGAGGCAGGCGCCCCGCGCGAGCCGCCGCGGGCTCGCCCGCCGAGCGTCTCGCCGGGCGAGGCGTGGCAGCGCCTCGCCCGCGCGGCCGAGCAGCGCCGGCCCGTCACCGCGCTCCTCGACCCCGGCGAAGGCGCCGCGCTCGACGCGCTCCGCGACGCGGCCCGCCACGACGGCCTCCGGTTCATCGCGCCCGCCGCGCCCGCCGGGGTGCCCGCGCCGTTCGCGCTGCTGCGCGCCCTGGCGGACGCCCACCCGGCGGGCGGCGCGCTCCTCGCTGCCCTCGGCCGCATCGAGGCCGCGCACGACGCGCCGGAGTGCCCGCTGCCGCCCGACCCGGCTTCCGTGGCCGAGGCGCTCCGCGTCTTCCTCGCGGAGCACACGCTCGAGCCCACGGTGCTCGTCCTCCGCGACGTCGACGGCGCCGACGCCGACACGCAGCACGCCGTCGCGTTCCTCACGCGCGCCCTGGAGACGGAGCCGCTCGCCCTCGTCCTCACCGCGAGCGGGCGCCCGAGCCCCGGGTGGGCCGCGATCGTGGCCGAGATCGAGGAGGGGCCGGGGCTCCTCCGCGTCGCGCCCGCGACCGCGCGCGCGCCCGAAGGCGAAGCGGCCGCCCCCGCGCTGACGCCGGGGCCCGCGACGGTCGCGCGGGGCGAAGCGCTCTGCCGCGCCGGCGCGCTGCACGAGGCCGCCGCGATCCTCGGCGACGCCCTTGCGTCGCCCGGCCTCTCGCCCGCGGCGCGGGCCGACGCGCTCGTGGCCCTCGCGAGGACGACGCTCCGCATGTCGCGCCCGGCCCTCGCGCGGAAGGCCGCGGAGGCGGCGCTCCGCCTCGGCCTCCCGGAGCGCCGCCGCGCGCTCGCGCGGCGCGTCCTCATCGCCGCGCTCCACAACCTGGGCGAGACCGCCGCGCTCGACGCGCTCCGGGACGAGGTCGCTCAGCATCGCTTTGCGCCCGGCGCGTCCGCCGCGGAGCGCTGCTGGGCGGAGCTCGACGCCGCGCTCGTGTGCGCCACCGACGCGCGCCGCGCCGAGCACGAGGCGCGGCTCGACGCCCTGCTCGCCGCGCCGCGCGGCGACGCGCCGCCGCAGTGCCTCGCCGCCGCGCACGCGTGGCGCGGGGCCGCGCACGCGGCCAGCGGCGAGCACGAGCGCGGCCTCGCGCACCAGCGCCGGGCGCTCGCCTTCGCCGAGGAGCTCGCCGATTTCCGCCGCGCCCTCATGGTGCGCGTGCGCCTCGCGAGCAGCGTCGCGGCCGCGGGCGAGCTCGCCGAGGCGGCTGCGCTCTTCGACATCGCGGCCCGTCACGCGGCGTGGATCGGCCTCTTCGACCTCGCGTCGCTCGCCGCGCAGAACGCGATCTCGCTCGGCCTCGCGCGCCGCGACGCCGCCCCGGTCCGCGCGTGGCTCGACGGCGCGCTGCCCGCGCGCGCCCGCGTGTGGCGCTCGCCCTACGGCGCGCTCGCCGTGCTCCACGCGCGCGCCGAGTCGGCCCTCGCGCGGGGCGAGGCCGCAGCGGCGGGGGCGCACCTCGATCGCCTGCGCGCGCGCCTCGCCGCGCTCGGTGGAGCCGCCCCGCAGAGCGCGCCCCTGCTCGCGCTCGCCGCGGCGCACCTCGAGGCCGACGTCGCCGCCGCCGCGGGGGACGACGCCGGCAGGGCGGCCGCGCTCGCGCGCGCCGCGGAGCTCACCGTGGGCGTGCCGCCGGAGGAGCGGCGGCTCGTCACGGCGATCGCCCGCGCGCGGCGCGACGCCTGCCGCGGCGACGGCCGCCGCGACAGGCCGGTGGTCCTCGGTTTGCAAAGTCCCTGA
- a CDS encoding YcaO-like family protein: protein METQTKLPPMPGLSGPEKKRFMNGTHRAASPEETFDRIKGFMPAMGITRVANVTGLDAIGIPVVVVCRPNSRSLSVSQGKGLTLAAAKVSGLMESIEAYHGENIVRPLLLGSSRELSRSHAIADVSALPRTSSAPLDEDTSLLWAEGYDLMRGAPVWVPYELVHVNATAVGRVNPGIFCCSTNGLSSGNGLLEAVSYGICEVVERDATAVWGALTDEERDARRLDLDSIDDPGCREVLEKFSAAGVAVGAWETTSDVGIPSYECLIAERTEDAVRALHGSGGQGCHPSRAVALLRALTEAAQTRLTVISGARDDLLRTEYDRHRSPDQVRHLRRLLTARGERPFSAGPTFAGDTFEDDVAWQLERLRAVGIDSVVAFDLTKPEFGIPVVKIVIPGLEGIHSFPNYIPGRRFRRALERRSGSAASRKEIA, encoded by the coding sequence GTGGAGACTCAGACAAAGCTTCCGCCCATGCCTGGGCTCTCGGGCCCCGAGAAGAAGCGCTTCATGAACGGCACCCACCGCGCGGCCTCGCCCGAGGAGACCTTCGATCGAATCAAGGGCTTCATGCCGGCGATGGGGATCACGCGGGTAGCCAACGTCACGGGGCTCGACGCGATCGGGATACCGGTCGTCGTCGTCTGTCGCCCCAACTCGCGCTCTCTCTCGGTCAGCCAGGGAAAGGGGCTGACGCTCGCGGCGGCGAAGGTCTCTGGGCTGATGGAGTCGATCGAGGCCTATCACGGCGAGAACATCGTCCGGCCGCTGCTCCTCGGCTCCTCTCGCGAGCTCTCGCGCTCCCACGCGATAGCCGACGTCTCCGCGCTGCCGCGGACCTCGAGCGCGCCGCTCGACGAGGACACCTCGCTCCTCTGGGCCGAGGGCTACGACCTCATGCGCGGCGCCCCTGTGTGGGTCCCCTACGAGCTCGTGCACGTCAACGCCACCGCGGTGGGCCGCGTCAACCCGGGTATCTTCTGCTGTTCGACCAACGGGCTCTCGTCGGGAAACGGGCTCCTCGAGGCGGTGAGCTACGGTATCTGCGAGGTGGTCGAGCGCGACGCAACGGCCGTGTGGGGGGCCCTCACCGACGAGGAGCGGGACGCGAGGCGGCTCGATCTCGACAGCATCGATGACCCCGGCTGCCGCGAGGTGCTCGAGAAATTCTCGGCCGCCGGGGTCGCCGTCGGCGCGTGGGAGACCACCTCCGACGTCGGTATCCCCTCGTACGAGTGCCTGATCGCCGAGCGGACGGAGGATGCCGTCCGGGCGCTCCACGGCTCCGGCGGGCAAGGCTGCCATCCGTCGCGCGCCGTCGCGCTGCTGCGCGCCCTCACCGAGGCCGCGCAGACCCGGCTCACGGTCATCTCGGGCGCGCGCGACGACCTCCTCCGGACCGAGTACGACCGCCACCGGAGCCCCGATCAGGTCCGGCACCTCCGCCGGCTGCTGACGGCGCGCGGAGAGCGCCCGTTCTCCGCGGGGCCCACGTTCGCGGGCGACACGTTCGAGGACGACGTCGCCTGGCAGCTCGAGCGGCTGCGCGCGGTCGGGATCGACAGCGTCGTCGCCTTCGATCTCACGAAGCCGGAGTTCGGCATCCCCGTCGTCAAGATCGTGATTCCGGGGCTCGAAGGGATCCACTCGTTCCCCAACTACATCCCTGGCCGCCGGTTCCGCCGCGCGCTCGAGCGCCGGAGCGGGAGCGCTGCGAGCCGGAAGGAGATCGCATGA
- a CDS encoding TfuA-like protein, giving the protein MSIIVFIGPTLSLEAARAELDAIYLPPVSQGDVYRACAKRPSAIAIIDGYFERVPAVWHKEILFAMAQGIHVFGSSSMGALRAAELSAFGMEGVGAIFEGYRDGLIEDDDEVAVVHGPADSGFRAGSEAMVNLRRTFDAAAAAGVITAATRDALTAIAKSLYYPDRAYPVILDAASRHGVPQGELASLRDFLPKGRVNQKRDDAIALLRHLRARAEAGFSLKTVSYRFEVTEFWCRAEQAAGEMVAAERPSAGDPSPYETVALDGILDELRLDAAAYGRAKRGAMLRYLALQEAERRGLTVDNAALERTSDAFRRERRLYEPDDVKAWMRRFSVGWGELTRLLRDEALIGWVEKATDEVAQGHVRDHLSVSGEYAELLSRARDKQQRLAELGLSNPAFSDAGMGEGDLIRWYFERCLGAPVPPDPAGALRSAGFADADEFKRVALREVCYRRAAPGDRAASASAPERR; this is encoded by the coding sequence ATGAGCATCATCGTCTTCATCGGTCCGACCCTCTCGCTCGAGGCCGCGCGGGCGGAGCTCGACGCCATCTATCTGCCGCCGGTCTCGCAGGGCGACGTCTACCGGGCCTGCGCGAAGCGCCCGAGCGCGATCGCGATCATCGACGGCTACTTCGAGCGGGTCCCGGCGGTCTGGCACAAGGAGATCCTCTTCGCGATGGCGCAGGGCATCCACGTCTTCGGGAGCTCCAGCATGGGGGCGCTGCGCGCCGCCGAGCTCTCCGCCTTCGGCATGGAAGGCGTGGGCGCCATCTTCGAGGGGTACCGCGACGGCCTCATCGAGGACGACGACGAGGTGGCCGTCGTCCACGGCCCCGCGGACAGCGGCTTTCGCGCCGGCTCCGAGGCGATGGTCAACCTCCGCAGGACGTTCGACGCCGCGGCGGCCGCGGGCGTGATCACCGCCGCCACGCGCGACGCCCTCACGGCGATCGCGAAGTCTCTTTACTATCCCGACCGCGCCTATCCCGTGATCCTCGACGCCGCGTCCCGCCATGGCGTCCCGCAAGGCGAGCTCGCGTCGCTGCGCGACTTCCTCCCGAAGGGGCGCGTCAACCAGAAGCGCGACGACGCGATCGCGCTGCTCCGGCACCTCCGCGCGCGCGCCGAGGCGGGCTTCTCGCTGAAGACCGTCTCGTACAGGTTCGAGGTCACCGAGTTCTGGTGCCGCGCCGAGCAGGCCGCCGGCGAGATGGTCGCCGCGGAGCGCCCGAGCGCCGGCGACCCGTCGCCGTACGAGACGGTCGCCCTCGACGGCATCCTCGACGAGCTCCGCCTCGACGCGGCGGCCTACGGCCGGGCGAAGCGCGGCGCCATGCTCCGGTACCTCGCGCTGCAGGAGGCCGAGCGGCGCGGCCTCACCGTGGACAACGCCGCGCTGGAGCGGACGTCCGACGCCTTCCGCCGCGAGCGGCGGCTCTATGAGCCTGACGACGTGAAGGCGTGGATGCGTCGGTTCAGCGTCGGCTGGGGCGAGCTGACGCGGCTGCTCCGCGACGAGGCGCTCATCGGCTGGGTCGAGAAGGCGACGGACGAGGTGGCGCAAGGCCACGTCCGCGACCACCTCTCGGTCTCCGGCGAGTACGCGGAGCTGCTCTCTCGGGCCCGCGACAAGCAGCAGCGCCTCGCCGAGCTCGGCCTGTCGAACCCCGCCTTCTCCGACGCCGGGATGGGCGAAGGCGACCTGATCCGGTGGTATTTCGAGCGATGCCTGGGCGCGCCCGTGCCGCCCGATCCGGCGGGCGCGCTGCGCTCCGCCGGCTTCGCCGACGCGGACGAGTTCAAGCGCGTGGCGCTGCGCGAGGTGTGTTATCGCCGCGCCGCGCCCGGCGACCGCGCCGCGAGCGCCTCGGCCCCGGAGCGCCGATGA